A single genomic interval of Spirosoma taeanense harbors:
- a CDS encoding 2-isopropylmalate synthase, with amino-acid sequence MSQRVYIFDTTLRDGEQVPGCQLTTEEKIVVAKELERMGVDIIEAGFPISSPGDFRSVVEISKAVTEPTICALSRAVKGDIDAAGEALKLAKRGRIHTGIGSSDIHIRNKFSSTREKILEQAVGAIKHARTYVEDVEFYAEDAGRADLAFLAQLTEAVINAGATVVNIPDTTGYCLPDEYGRKIAYIYEHVSNVHKATISIHCHNDLGLATANTLAGVMNGARQVEVTMNGIGERAGNTSLEEVVMALKVRKELGFHTNIDTTRLFPVSNLVSQMMRMPVQANKAIVGRNAFAHSSGIHQDGFLKHSENYEIMNPQDVGVPKSSIVLTARSGRHALKHRLELLGFRYDKPTLDGIYTRFLDMADVRKEVNDKDLMELVR; translated from the coding sequence ATGAGCCAACGAGTCTATATTTTCGACACTACTTTGCGCGACGGCGAACAGGTGCCGGGCTGCCAGTTGACCACTGAGGAAAAAATCGTTGTGGCTAAAGAACTGGAACGAATGGGCGTTGACATCATCGAAGCTGGTTTCCCCATATCGAGCCCTGGCGATTTCCGCTCGGTTGTCGAGATTTCAAAAGCGGTTACCGAACCAACGATCTGTGCCCTGAGCCGGGCCGTAAAAGGTGATATTGATGCCGCAGGTGAAGCCCTCAAACTAGCCAAGCGTGGTCGTATTCATACGGGCATTGGTTCGTCGGATATTCATATTCGCAACAAGTTCAGCAGTACTCGCGAGAAGATTCTTGAACAGGCTGTTGGAGCCATAAAACACGCCCGGACCTATGTTGAAGACGTTGAGTTTTACGCTGAAGATGCCGGACGGGCTGATCTGGCCTTTCTGGCGCAGCTTACCGAAGCCGTCATTAACGCGGGGGCTACGGTCGTTAATATTCCGGATACGACTGGCTATTGCCTGCCTGACGAGTACGGCCGGAAGATTGCCTATATCTACGAACACGTATCAAACGTTCATAAGGCCACTATCTCTATTCACTGCCATAACGATCTGGGTCTGGCAACAGCCAATACGCTGGCGGGCGTAATGAATGGTGCTCGCCAGGTAGAGGTAACCATGAATGGTATTGGCGAGCGGGCTGGCAACACCTCGCTCGAAGAGGTGGTAATGGCGCTGAAAGTCCGCAAGGAGTTGGGGTTCCATACCAACATCGATACAACCCGGCTGTTTCCGGTCAGTAATCTGGTATCGCAGATGATGCGGATGCCGGTGCAGGCTAACAAAGCGATCGTTGGCCGTAACGCGTTCGCTCACTCATCGGGCATCCATCAGGATGGTTTTCTGAAACATTCGGAAAACTATGAGATCATGAATCCGCAGGATGTAGGAGTTCCTAAATCATCTATCGTTCTAACGGCCCGCAGCGGTCGTCACGCCCTGAAACACCGGCTCGAACTGCTTGGCTTCCGGTACGACAAACCCACGCTCGATGGAATCTATACCCGTTTCCTCGACATGGCCGACGTTCGGAAAGAAGTAAATGATAAAGACCTGATGGAATTAGTCCGCTAA
- a CDS encoding gliding motility-associated C-terminal domain-containing protein gives MCRLIGWLSKTLLAFSISYTAFATHQVGGHLEMRAIGTVPGRYRIIVTNYLESGPRADSQTGGALGIFRKRDNAQMMTFGVAETGQRQPIIYANEVCAEQRNLRFIVATFEAEIQLDPARYDDPLGYYISYQTRNRNGGIDNILNPLQTGFTFYLEFPALQQGGQLVLNSSPRFGTINGEYVCIGEPFTFPFGGTDPDDDELRYSMITPLDQTGTGRNMVLPGPYPNVTWVSGYGASNAIPGSPTLSVNPQTGQLSVTATELGLFVFAVKVEEFRSGIKIGEVRRDFQLLVIDCPPTTTPDPTIRLQARPVGITEATLCQGDSAVVLATVNPNWNYQWRRDGVNLANATHPTLTVGQSGEYTVVVSLKSTCSKTAYSKPIKINVVSLDGGLKTTGHLCATTGSVTIRAASDPGVTYQWYRDGRLMANQRLDSLVITQAGRYQAVMTHATLGCIYRSQPLTIARSPVVQASIQSATGFNRLCPQDSLAMEGKGGLQYIWQLDGQVIAGATSTTYRAKTVGSYIVTAIDADGCRGVSTPFVVVAIPPVTVSFDSIPGVCGPNAPVLTLKGSPPGGEFAGIGVAETEFSPERAGVGNHKLTYTVKAAPECAGTVASRMAIVAPIPTVDLPDTITTYKGNTFALTPGLTGAPIQFAWSPPHYLDDPAQGSPNVVNIQDDITYALTATNATGCKARDSVYIRIVERLWVPDAFTPNGDGLNDVWQLIGIEAFPNAIVTIFNRWGEVVFLSDVGYHNPFTGTMHGTDLPSGLYAYTLRTIPGKPPIRGSLMLLR, from the coding sequence ATGTGCCGGTTGATTGGGTGGTTGAGTAAGACGCTTCTGGCGTTCAGTATATCATATACGGCTTTTGCAACGCATCAGGTCGGCGGCCATCTGGAGATGCGTGCCATTGGTACCGTGCCGGGCCGTTACCGGATTATTGTGACGAACTATCTGGAAAGCGGTCCTCGTGCCGACAGCCAGACGGGTGGAGCACTCGGTATTTTCCGCAAACGCGACAATGCCCAGATGATGACATTTGGCGTCGCCGAAACGGGGCAGCGGCAACCCATCATTTACGCCAATGAGGTTTGTGCTGAACAGCGTAATCTAAGATTTATTGTCGCCACGTTCGAGGCCGAGATTCAACTGGACCCGGCTCGCTACGACGATCCCCTGGGGTACTATATTTCCTATCAGACCCGTAACCGCAACGGGGGAATCGATAATATCCTTAATCCGCTTCAGACGGGTTTTACGTTCTATCTGGAATTTCCGGCCCTGCAGCAGGGCGGTCAACTGGTTCTGAACTCATCGCCCCGGTTTGGGACGATCAATGGTGAGTACGTCTGCATCGGCGAACCGTTTACGTTCCCTTTTGGCGGAACCGACCCCGACGACGATGAACTGCGGTATTCAATGATTACGCCACTCGATCAGACAGGAACGGGGCGGAATATGGTACTACCCGGACCTTACCCAAACGTAACCTGGGTGTCGGGCTACGGCGCCAGCAACGCAATTCCGGGCAGCCCAACGCTTAGCGTGAACCCACAGACAGGGCAGCTATCGGTTACAGCTACAGAACTTGGCCTGTTTGTTTTTGCCGTAAAGGTTGAGGAGTTTCGTAGTGGCATTAAGATAGGAGAGGTACGGCGCGATTTTCAATTATTGGTCATCGACTGTCCGCCAACTACTACGCCTGACCCGACTATCCGTTTACAGGCGCGTCCGGTTGGTATCACAGAGGCTACGCTCTGCCAGGGCGATTCGGCAGTGGTGCTGGCAACGGTTAATCCGAACTGGAATTATCAATGGCGCCGGGATGGCGTTAATCTGGCGAATGCAACGCATCCAACGCTAACCGTGGGTCAGTCCGGTGAGTATACCGTAGTCGTTTCGCTAAAATCTACCTGTAGTAAAACGGCCTACTCAAAACCTATAAAAATTAACGTGGTTAGCCTGGATGGAGGTCTTAAAACGACCGGTCACTTGTGCGCAACTACGGGCTCGGTAACCATTCGGGCAGCGAGCGACCCCGGCGTTACGTATCAGTGGTACCGGGACGGGCGATTGATGGCAAACCAGCGACTGGATTCTCTGGTGATAACGCAGGCTGGCCGCTACCAGGCGGTAATGACTCATGCAACGCTGGGGTGTATATATCGTTCACAACCCTTAACAATCGCCCGTTCGCCGGTTGTACAGGCGAGTATTCAATCCGCTACCGGCTTCAACCGGCTCTGTCCGCAGGATTCGCTGGCAATGGAAGGTAAAGGGGGCCTCCAATACATCTGGCAGCTTGACGGGCAGGTCATTGCCGGGGCTACCAGTACTACCTACCGGGCCAAAACCGTCGGTTCTTACATTGTGACGGCGATCGATGCCGACGGCTGCCGGGGTGTTTCAACCCCATTTGTCGTAGTGGCTATTCCGCCCGTAACGGTTAGCTTTGATTCCATTCCGGGCGTTTGTGGTCCAAATGCCCCTGTGTTAACGTTGAAAGGGAGTCCGCCGGGGGGTGAGTTTGCCGGGATAGGCGTAGCGGAAACAGAGTTCAGTCCTGAACGTGCTGGCGTAGGTAATCATAAGCTGACGTATACCGTAAAAGCCGCACCCGAATGTGCCGGGACGGTCGCCAGCCGGATGGCCATTGTAGCACCCATACCCACCGTTGATCTACCCGATACAATCACGACATATAAAGGCAATACATTCGCCCTGACGCCCGGCCTGACCGGAGCTCCCATTCAGTTCGCCTGGTCACCACCACATTATCTGGATGATCCTGCACAGGGTTCGCCCAACGTAGTGAATATTCAGGACGATATTACCTACGCACTTACCGCTACCAATGCGACCGGCTGCAAAGCCCGGGATTCGGTTTACATCCGGATCGTGGAACGCTTATGGGTACCGGACGCCTTCACACCCAACGGCGACGGGCTGAACGATGTCTGGCAATTGATTGGGATTGAAGCCTTTCCTAACGCTATTGTGACCATTTTCAATCGCTGGGGCGAAGTGGTTTTTTTATCCGATGTAGGGTACCACAACCCATTTACCGGTACGATGCACGGAACAGATTTGCCATCGGGCCTGTATGCATACACGCTACGGACAATCCCCGGCAAACCGCCCATCCGGGGCAGCCTGATGCTGCTCAGATAA
- a CDS encoding S41 family peptidase has translation MTTDYTALASGLIINSLRPYMTVTTIGTTTYGQNVSSITITDDSEQVRWEMQLIVFKSYNSAEQSDYSTGFTPNIEVEEPLNLLLLGDTQEALLNTVKSGA, from the coding sequence ATGACGACGGATTATACGGCTTTAGCGAGCGGGTTGATTATCAATAGTCTGCGCCCGTATATGACCGTAACCACGATTGGCACAACCACCTATGGCCAAAACGTCAGTTCGATTACCATCACCGACGATAGCGAACAGGTTCGATGGGAGATGCAGCTGATTGTGTTTAAATCCTACAACAGCGCCGAGCAGTCAGACTATTCGACCGGCTTTACGCCGAATATAGAGGTTGAAGAGCCGCTCAATCTGCTGCTATTAGGCGATACGCAGGAGGCTCTGCTGAACACGGTCAAAAGCGGAGCCTAA
- the sbcD gene encoding exonuclease subunit SbcD, which translates to MKVLHTADWHLGKRLYRYELTDDHMHFLDWLSELIEERQIDVLVIAGDVFDTTNPNDGSMQLYYQFLTRMLPLQRKIIITGGNHDSASKLNAPRDLLRNLNIHVVGCTTGNCPDEVVKLSCGSVDLLVAAVPYLRDSDLRQSISGQTYEDRVEAVRMGICNHYERVADYCRSEFAAVPVLAMGHLYVNGATVSESEREIHTVGGQAAFAATHFPEGFDYVALGHIHVPQQVGSGDTVRYSGSPIPLSFGERDQLHQVLELTFDNGKLSSIDSVKVPKFRSLRQVAGSLDEVRERLAALESIDRLPSLVEVLVEEENESLTTRMHFEQLQRDYADAPFRIAKSRLTFKNKKKGLDALYSIDTHLQDLSYLDVFARRLDVAEVTDDMRLLLTETYKQLYQSVAK; encoded by the coding sequence ATGAAGGTGTTGCACACGGCAGACTGGCATTTAGGTAAACGGCTGTACCGATATGAGCTGACCGATGACCATATGCACTTTCTGGACTGGTTAAGTGAGCTAATTGAGGAGCGGCAGATTGATGTATTGGTGATTGCGGGGGATGTGTTCGACACAACCAATCCTAACGATGGCTCCATGCAACTGTATTATCAGTTCCTGACCAGAATGCTGCCTCTGCAACGTAAGATTATCATTACTGGCGGCAATCATGACTCGGCCAGTAAGCTGAATGCCCCCCGCGATCTGCTTCGTAATCTGAATATTCATGTGGTTGGCTGCACTACAGGCAATTGTCCCGATGAAGTCGTTAAGTTGAGCTGTGGGTCGGTTGATCTTCTGGTGGCTGCCGTACCTTATTTACGCGACAGCGATTTGAGGCAGTCTATCTCCGGGCAAACGTATGAGGATCGGGTTGAAGCGGTGCGAATGGGTATCTGTAACCATTACGAACGAGTTGCTGATTATTGCCGGTCTGAATTTGCAGCTGTGCCGGTCCTGGCCATGGGCCATCTGTACGTAAATGGCGCTACGGTATCGGAGAGTGAGCGGGAGATTCATACCGTTGGTGGTCAGGCAGCTTTTGCCGCTACTCACTTTCCAGAAGGATTCGATTACGTGGCCTTAGGTCATATTCATGTTCCTCAGCAGGTTGGATCCGGCGATACTGTGCGGTACAGCGGTTCGCCGATTCCACTCAGTTTTGGCGAACGCGATCAGCTGCATCAGGTGCTTGAGTTAACGTTTGATAACGGGAAGCTCAGTTCTATTGATTCGGTGAAGGTGCCTAAATTCCGCTCTTTACGTCAGGTGGCGGGGTCGCTTGATGAAGTCCGGGAACGGCTCGCAGCTTTGGAGTCCATAGACAGGCTGCCCTCACTGGTCGAGGTGCTGGTCGAAGAGGAGAACGAAAGTTTAACGACACGAATGCATTTTGAGCAGCTTCAACGGGATTACGCGGATGCGCCTTTCCGAATTGCTAAAAGCCGCTTAACGTTCAAGAACAAAAAGAAAGGGCTGGATGCTCTGTATTCCATTGATACCCATTTACAGGATTTATCCTATTTAGACGTGTTTGCCCGTCGGCTGGATGTTGCCGAAGTAACCGACGATATGCGCTTATTACTGACGGAAACGTATAAGCAGTTGTATCAATCAGTAGCTAAGTAA
- a CDS encoding AAA family ATPase: MRIRQIRFKNINSFYGEHPPITFTDGILGQTGLFIIAGPTGSGKSTLLDIITLALFNRIPRISDTDGRGLSRDKIVAEGLIINQRAANEPKTEAYAEVEYELKGQAYRSRWSIEKNRNGNWNDYDMEVAQLPDGNLLSNKKRDVPSLNTEKIGLTYEQFIRSMVLAQGAFDKFLKASSGDRSKLLEQITGTDIYRRLSQGAHQQNKGYDERIKDKQREVTLIDFLSDERVAELNAEQKDIETRLGDLEKDVQFYRHEVTLVDAVTAADEELAKLERQQLSLDTRQQAFAPSAERLTRHEQVADLATAFADLANAESNRSQALRDRELAEGAVTELQIRLTALIDEVRELTQQPSVTEQSFDADLNAFRDKVLALTRQIEHEQERAAKPYQSIQHTLTTASQPWFRTLDLNDLEQVTLQVTSRCKETGVRLVQLENDYPMMTPERLQEEIGRYVEQEKQLSALIQLQEQQQQRLIEGMNLKAQINEKRDFLKINKPLLEQLAQKLDLLDKSRKDLEQQKFRLAQEANLEKLREGLVAGEPCPLCGSLDHPYVQHYVQQAGTLEVKLRLVTEDLSNKKQEHDTLHDSIIKAEADEQSLDQQRIQLRKVFASGKTTISEQLTELALDPTLELESLRDTQKLAEVQRGELVILQSLWEEEKALRRLADDLQIVRESSAALQQIISEKERLFASDDIQGRCNELTERFNTVKGELASQRGLAEHANKALADADQQINMLTSQLLPVLVERGLSDIDSARACLLDTPTLRQYQEIQKTLSDEALSISSRRDQATSKRKEAIEKRQTDLTGESVRQQVKDLEKEQRQRMEQLGNVKAQLSANDRDRKRQAKLAKELAKLEAEAMPWRELNRLIGSAKGDEYSRFAQSLTLAQLIGLANRRLRDLSDRYLLLKPRDGQDELYVLDQYQGNAERTVTSLSGGETFTLSLGLALALSDLASQNVQIDSLFVDEGFGTLDPDALDTAIVMLEKLQQDSHKTIGIISHRQEIKERISVQLQVEKGNDGNSRVAVVEL, encoded by the coding sequence ATGCGAATCAGACAAATACGCTTTAAAAACATTAACTCCTTCTACGGAGAGCATCCGCCCATTACGTTCACTGATGGCATATTGGGCCAGACGGGCTTGTTCATTATTGCCGGACCAACCGGTTCTGGTAAATCTACTTTGCTGGACATCATCACGCTGGCCTTGTTTAACCGGATACCCCGTATCTCGGACACTGACGGACGTGGCCTTTCCCGGGATAAAATCGTAGCAGAGGGTTTAATCATCAATCAACGGGCCGCTAACGAACCCAAGACCGAGGCCTATGCTGAAGTTGAGTATGAGTTAAAAGGACAAGCTTACCGGTCGCGCTGGTCCATTGAAAAGAACCGTAACGGCAATTGGAACGACTATGATATGGAAGTTGCCCAGTTGCCCGACGGCAATCTGCTTTCTAACAAGAAACGTGATGTTCCTTCGCTGAATACTGAAAAAATCGGCCTGACGTATGAACAGTTCATCCGGTCGATGGTCCTGGCGCAGGGGGCCTTCGACAAATTTCTAAAAGCGTCCTCGGGCGATCGGAGTAAGCTGCTGGAACAAATAACCGGCACCGACATTTACCGACGGCTTAGTCAGGGGGCGCACCAGCAGAACAAAGGCTATGATGAGCGAATTAAGGATAAACAGCGCGAAGTTACCCTCATCGACTTTCTATCAGACGAACGGGTTGCGGAGCTGAATGCCGAGCAGAAAGATATTGAAACGCGGCTTGGCGATCTTGAAAAAGACGTACAGTTTTATCGCCATGAGGTAACGCTGGTGGATGCTGTTACGGCGGCCGACGAAGAGTTGGCAAAGCTGGAACGTCAACAACTAAGTCTGGATACGCGCCAGCAAGCTTTTGCGCCGAGCGCCGAGCGGTTAACCCGGCACGAACAGGTAGCGGATTTAGCCACAGCGTTTGCGGACCTGGCGAATGCAGAATCAAACAGAAGCCAGGCTCTACGTGATCGAGAGCTTGCCGAGGGGGCCGTTACGGAACTGCAAATCCGATTAACCGCCCTTATTGATGAGGTGCGGGAACTGACCCAGCAGCCATCCGTTACTGAGCAGTCGTTCGATGCCGATCTTAATGCATTTCGGGATAAAGTTCTTGCGCTTACGCGGCAGATCGAACACGAGCAGGAACGGGCGGCTAAACCTTATCAATCCATTCAGCATACGCTGACAACGGCGTCGCAGCCCTGGTTTCGCACGCTGGACCTGAATGATCTTGAGCAGGTAACGCTACAGGTAACGAGTAGATGTAAAGAAACTGGTGTGCGACTGGTTCAGTTGGAGAACGATTACCCAATGATGACGCCCGAGCGGTTGCAGGAGGAGATCGGTCGTTATGTTGAGCAGGAAAAACAGCTCTCCGCGTTAATTCAGCTTCAGGAACAGCAACAGCAGCGACTGATTGAGGGAATGAACCTGAAAGCGCAGATTAATGAAAAGCGTGATTTTCTGAAAATTAACAAACCCTTACTGGAGCAGCTTGCCCAGAAACTTGACCTCCTCGATAAGTCACGAAAAGACCTGGAGCAACAAAAATTCCGATTGGCTCAGGAGGCTAATCTCGAAAAGCTTCGGGAAGGGCTTGTAGCTGGCGAACCCTGTCCGCTATGTGGTTCGCTCGATCATCCTTACGTTCAGCACTATGTGCAGCAGGCCGGTACGCTGGAAGTCAAGCTTCGGTTGGTAACGGAGGACTTAAGTAATAAGAAACAGGAGCACGATACTCTGCATGATAGTATCATTAAGGCAGAAGCCGATGAGCAAAGCCTTGACCAGCAACGCATTCAACTGCGAAAGGTGTTCGCTTCGGGCAAAACGACGATTAGCGAGCAGTTAACCGAACTGGCTTTAGACCCGACTCTGGAATTAGAATCGTTACGCGACACCCAGAAACTGGCCGAAGTACAGCGTGGCGAGTTAGTGATATTACAATCCCTCTGGGAAGAAGAGAAGGCATTACGTCGTTTAGCTGACGACCTGCAGATTGTCCGGGAAAGTTCGGCTGCGCTGCAGCAAATTATCAGCGAGAAAGAACGTCTATTCGCCAGCGATGACATTCAGGGCCGTTGTAACGAGCTTACCGAGCGATTCAATACCGTCAAGGGTGAACTGGCCTCGCAGCGAGGGTTAGCTGAACATGCTAATAAAGCGTTAGCCGATGCCGATCAGCAGATCAATATGCTAACGAGCCAGCTCTTGCCTGTCCTGGTCGAGCGGGGCCTGAGCGATATAGATTCCGCCCGCGCCTGTCTGCTTGATACACCGACTCTACGTCAATACCAGGAGATTCAGAAAACGCTCAGCGATGAAGCGCTTAGTATCTCATCGCGCCGGGATCAGGCAACCTCTAAGCGAAAAGAGGCTATAGAAAAGCGACAAACTGACTTAACCGGAGAGTCAGTTCGGCAACAGGTCAAAGACCTGGAGAAAGAGCAACGGCAGCGAATGGAACAGTTAGGCAACGTAAAGGCTCAGCTTAGTGCGAACGACCGCGACCGTAAGCGACAGGCGAAGCTGGCAAAAGAACTGGCGAAACTGGAAGCCGAGGCTATGCCCTGGCGTGAATTGAACCGGCTTATCGGTAGCGCAAAAGGGGATGAGTACAGTCGATTTGCCCAAAGCTTAACACTGGCGCAGTTAATCGGCCTGGCTAACCGACGCCTTCGTGATTTATCGGATCGCTACCTGTTATTAAAGCCCCGCGACGGGCAGGATGAGCTTTACGTTCTGGATCAGTACCAGGGTAATGCCGAGCGGACCGTAACCAGTTTGTCGGGCGGAGAAACGTTTACGCTCAGCCTAGGATTAGCGCTTGCGTTATCGGACCTGGCCTCTCAAAATGTGCAGATCGATAGCTTGTTTGTGGATGAAGGCTTTGGCACACTTGATCCCGATGCGCTCGATACAGCCATCGTCATGCTGGAAAAGCTACAGCAGGACAGCCATAAAACGATTGGTATCATCTCGCACCGTCAGGAAATAAAAGAACGGATCAGCGTTCAGCTTCAGGTTGAAAAAGGGAACGATGGCAACAGCCGGGTGGCTGTAGTAGAACTTTAA
- a CDS encoding PepSY-like domain-containing protein, producing MKKIILAAMFALAGVGLWSCNQNGGVAPDTIASADGARISSDTTGFFCRDSLTRIALTALPATVTSYITTNYAGATLSYAAKDDAGNFLVAITQNSTRKALLFNADGTFNKELALRGGGKGHGGPGGGRDRDSLAKVAVASLPAAITSYITTNFSSATITAAANDPNRGYLVMITLNGQRRTLLFNTDGSFNQEIVRGVKGNYTAIETSALPAAVTSYITTNYAGGAIKAAGKSSTGQYKVIVQSSSGQLIELMFAADGTFVQMRKRGR from the coding sequence ATGAAAAAAATTATTTTGGCCGCTATGTTCGCCCTGGCTGGGGTTGGCCTGTGGAGCTGTAACCAGAACGGAGGAGTTGCACCCGACACGATAGCATCAGCTGATGGCGCGCGGATTTCATCAGATACTACCGGCTTTTTTTGCCGAGATAGCCTGACAAGAATTGCGTTGACGGCGCTGCCAGCGACCGTAACGAGTTACATCACCACGAACTATGCCGGCGCAACGCTCAGCTATGCAGCAAAAGACGATGCTGGCAATTTTTTGGTCGCTATCACGCAAAATAGCACGCGCAAGGCATTGCTTTTCAACGCCGATGGAACGTTTAATAAGGAACTGGCCCTGCGCGGGGGCGGCAAAGGTCACGGCGGCCCTGGTGGTGGGCGTGATCGGGATAGCCTCGCGAAAGTGGCTGTTGCCAGCTTGCCGGCAGCCATTACGTCGTACATCACGACTAACTTTAGTAGCGCGACCATTACCGCAGCCGCCAATGACCCCAATCGGGGCTATCTGGTTATGATCACGCTGAACGGCCAGCGCCGGACGCTTCTGTTTAATACCGATGGCTCATTCAATCAGGAGATTGTTCGGGGTGTGAAAGGCAATTACACAGCTATCGAAACCAGCGCGCTGCCAGCAGCCGTAACATCGTACATTACTACGAACTACGCAGGGGGGGCGATCAAAGCCGCCGGTAAGAGCAGCACGGGGCAGTACAAAGTAATTGTGCAGTCGAGCAGCGGTCAGCTTATTGAGCTAATGTTTGCCGCCGATGGTACGTTTGTGCAGATGAGAAAACGCGGTCGGTAA
- a CDS encoding enoyl-ACP reductase FabI, with protein MAYGLLNGKRGIISGALDEKSIAWKVALKAKEEGATFTLTNAPIAMRMGAIKQLAEQCEAEIIPADATSVEDLENLFTKSQEVLGGKVDFVLHSIGMSPNIRKGKSYTDLNYDWYKQSIDISAMSFHKMMQTAYKLDAINEWGSIVALTYMAAQRTFSFYGDMADAKAALESIARSFGYHYGKFRNVRVNTVSQSPTPTTAGGGIGGFEQFYDYAEKMAPLGNATADQCADYVVTLFSDLTRMVTMQNLFHDGGFSMTGVSEDVMALINKS; from the coding sequence ATGGCTTACGGATTACTGAACGGTAAACGCGGCATCATATCAGGTGCCCTTGACGAGAAATCAATCGCCTGGAAAGTCGCTCTGAAGGCGAAAGAAGAAGGCGCGACCTTTACGCTGACCAACGCGCCGATTGCGATGCGCATGGGGGCAATTAAACAGTTGGCTGAGCAGTGTGAAGCCGAGATTATTCCAGCCGACGCTACGTCGGTCGAGGATCTGGAAAACCTGTTTACCAAATCGCAGGAGGTGCTGGGCGGCAAAGTGGACTTTGTGCTGCATAGCATCGGCATGAGCCCTAATATTCGGAAAGGCAAATCCTATACCGACCTGAACTACGACTGGTACAAGCAGAGCATTGATATTTCGGCAATGTCGTTCCACAAAATGATGCAGACGGCCTATAAACTCGACGCCATCAATGAGTGGGGCTCGATTGTGGCCCTGACCTACATGGCGGCTCAGCGGACGTTTTCGTTCTACGGCGACATGGCCGATGCTAAAGCCGCCTTGGAGTCGATTGCCCGCAGCTTCGGCTACCACTACGGTAAATTCCGGAATGTACGCGTCAACACCGTATCGCAGTCACCCACGCCTACGACGGCTGGTGGCGGCATCGGCGGTTTCGAACAGTTCTATGATTATGCCGAGAAAATGGCCCCGCTGGGCAACGCAACGGCCGATCAATGCGCCGACTACGTCGTTACGCTATTTTCGGACTTGACCCGCATGGTTACGATGCAGAACCTCTTCCACGATGGCGGCTTCTCGATGACCGGTGTGTCGGAAGATGTTATGGCGTTGATTAACAAATCCTAA
- a CDS encoding alkaline phosphatase D family protein — translation MKSLLSLSLLGCVLLAGCRNSQPGSAASQQNSVSTIAFGSCSDQKRPQPLWDDIVAQKPDVWIWLGDNIYGDSEIMDTLTAKYNRQKSNPVYQQLRQSASVIGVWDDHDYGVNDGGKEYPRRKDSQQLMLNFLDVPENSPLRKQEGAYSAHVYGPKGKRVKVILLDGRYFRDPLKKDGKANVPDPSGDMLGEAQWQWLERQLTNSDADVHIIGSGIQVLPEEHVYEKWANFPTARQRLLDLLSKTKPKGALFISGDRHMAEVSRVQVPGLSYALYDITSSGLTHVSAPHEEANRHRVGDMVSKLNYGLITIDWNAKPLRATVRINGDNQATYLTQEIKF, via the coding sequence ATGAAATCTTTGCTTTCACTTAGCTTGCTTGGGTGTGTATTGTTAGCTGGTTGCCGCAATTCACAGCCGGGCTCGGCTGCTTCTCAGCAGAATTCTGTCTCGACGATTGCTTTTGGCTCCTGTAGCGACCAGAAACGACCGCAACCGTTATGGGACGACATTGTAGCGCAGAAGCCAGACGTCTGGATATGGCTCGGCGATAATATTTACGGCGACTCGGAGATCATGGATACACTCACGGCCAAGTATAACCGTCAGAAGTCAAATCCGGTGTACCAGCAACTGCGCCAATCGGCGTCGGTCATTGGCGTATGGGACGACCATGATTACGGCGTAAATGACGGCGGCAAAGAGTATCCCCGCCGGAAGGATAGCCAGCAACTCATGCTGAACTTTCTGGATGTTCCGGAAAACAGTCCGTTACGTAAACAGGAAGGCGCTTACTCGGCACACGTATATGGACCCAAGGGCAAACGCGTGAAAGTAATTCTGTTGGACGGCCGCTATTTTCGCGACCCGCTGAAGAAAGATGGTAAGGCGAACGTACCAGACCCTTCGGGCGATATGCTGGGCGAAGCGCAGTGGCAATGGCTTGAGCGACAACTGACCAACTCCGATGCTGACGTACACATTATTGGCAGCGGCATTCAGGTGTTGCCCGAAGAACATGTTTATGAGAAATGGGCCAATTTCCCGACTGCCCGCCAGCGACTGCTGGACCTACTGAGCAAAACAAAACCTAAAGGCGCTTTATTCATCAGTGGCGACCGGCATATGGCCGAAGTCTCGCGGGTGCAGGTGCCGGGCCTGAGTTACGCTCTGTATGATATTACCAGCAGCGGCCTGACTCATGTTTCGGCTCCGCACGAGGAAGCCAACCGTCACCGCGTTGGCGATATGGTGTCAAAACTCAACTATGGTCTGATTACAATTGACTGGAATGCCAAACCGCTGCGGGCTACCGTTCGGATAAACGGTGATAATCAGGCGACTTACCTAACGCAGGAGATCAAGTTTTAA